The Arthrobacter zhaoxinii sequence CGAGACGGACTTCGTGGACTCGACCTCGCCGCAGGTTTCGCCGGCGGTCACTGTGTCGCCGACGGCGGGCAGGTCAACATAAACGACATCGCCGAGGGCGTCGGCGGCGACAGCGGAAATGCCGACACGGACGGGGCTCGAGGAGTCTACCCACTCGTGTTCGGCGGAATAGCGGAGTCCTGCGTTTACTTTGCTCATCTGTTTGCCTCTCGAAGCTGAGTCGGGTGCGTTCGGGTCTGGTTCAAAGTCTAGGTTCCGAGTGCCCGCGGGGCGGCATTCGCCGCCCCTTAGACACCTCGCTCGTTCCTCGCTCGGCGATGCGGGGCTACACGAACGCCGCGCCGCGCGCACCGTTCAAAGGTGTCAGAAACGTGCTCACCTACACACGTGAGCCGCTGTCTGTGCCTTGCCCACAGCGTCACCCCGCGCCGCCGTCGTAAGAATCTTTGGTCTTTCGTTACTGCTTGCTGCGCTTATAGAACGGAAGCTCGACAACCGTGAAGGGTTCGGGCTTGCCACGAAGGTCGACAGAGAGCTCGGTGCCGGGGGCGGTGTAGTCCTGGTCCACGTAGGCGAGGGCGATGGGGAAGCCGAGGGTGGGGCTGGGGGCGCCGGAGGTGACTTCGCCGATGACCGTTTCGCCGTCGCTGCCGAACACCGGGTAGGAGGAGCGGGCCGAACGGCGGCCGGAGCCCTTCAGACCCACGAGGCGGCGGGCCGGGCCTGCTGCCTTGCGGGCTTCGAGCGCTGCCCGGCCCACAAAGTCGCCCTCCTTGGAGAGGGCGACGACAGGCCCCAACCCGGCGGCATACGGATCGGTGTCGAGGGTGAGCTCGTTGCCGTACAACGGCATCCCTGCTTCCAGGCGGAGTGAATCGCGGCAGGCCAGGCCCGCCGGGATCAGGCCCCGGCCCTCCCCGGCGGTGAGCAGCGCGGACCAGAGGGCCGCGGCGTCGTCGTTGGGGACGTAGATCTCGAAGCCGTCCTCGCCGGTGTACCCGGTGCGGGCCACAAGCAGGTTCAGGGTCCGCTCCCCCGTCCGGATGCCTACCGTGGCGGCAGCGTAGTACTTCATCCCCGTGACCAGGTCCTGCCGGCCGTCCAGAACCAGGTCCAGCAGGATGGCTTCGGCAACAGGGCCCTGCACGGCCACCAGCGAGGTCTCCGCCGACACGTTGTTCACCATAACGTCGAAGCCCTCGGCACGGGACGCCAGTTCGGCGGCCACGGTATCGGCGTTGCCCGCGTTGGGCACCACAAGATAGGAATCGTCCGCGAGGCGGTAGCTGATCAGGTCATCAATTATGCCGCCGTCGTTGTTGGTGATCAGCGAATACTTGGCGCGTCCCGTCTTCACCGCGGAGAGCTTGCCCACCAGGGCGTAGTCCAGGAACGCCCCGGCGTCGGGCCCGGACACCTCCACTTCACCCATGTGGGAGAGGTCGAACAGCCCGGCTGCACCGCGTACGGCCTTATGCTCGGCCAGTTCGGAGCTGTATTTCAACGGCATCTGCCAGCCGCCGAAATCGGTGAAGGAAGCACCCAGCTGTTTGTGCGCTTCGTAAAGCGCCGTGTATTTCTCAGTCATGGAATGGTCCTTCTAGTTTTCGAAGTCTTCGATGGGCGGGCAGGAGCAGATCAGGTTCCGGTCTCCGGCGGCGCCGTCAATGCGGCCCACCGGCGGGAAGTATTTGTCCATGCGCAGGGTGCGCAGCGGGAAGGCTGCCTGTTCACGCGGGTAGGCGCGGTCCCACTCGTTGGCTGCCACGACGACGGCGGTGTGCGGGGCGTTGCGCAGCGGGCTGCCTTCGAGGGTGAAGTCCCCGGCGGCCACCTGGTCGATTTCGGCGCGGATGGCGATCATCGCGTCGATGAAGCGGTCCATCTCGCCCAGATCCTCGGACTCGGTGGGTTCCACCATGAGGGTGCCCGCCACCGGGAAGGACAGCGTGGGGGCGTGGAATCCATAGTCCACAAGGCGCTTGGCCACGTCTTCGGCGGTGACGCCGGTCTTCGCGGTCAGCTCGCGCAGGTCCAGGATGCATTCGTGCGCCACCAGCCCGCCCTTGCCCGTGTACAGCACCGGGAAGTATTCGTTCAGGCGGGCAGCCACGTAGTTCGCCGCGAGCAGGGCGTGCTTGGTGGCGCTGGTGAGCCCCTCGCCGCCCATCAGGCTGACGTAGGCCCAGGAGATGGGGAGCACGCCGGCGGAGCCGAAGCGGGACGCGGAGACGGGAATGTCCTCGCCGCCGGTCCAGGTGGCGGCGTCACCGGGCATGAACGGGGCCAGGTGCGCCTTGGCCGCCACGGGTCCGACGCCGGGGCCGCCGCCGCCGTGCGGGATGCAGAAAGTCTTGTGCAGGTTCAGGTGGGAGACGTCGCCGCCGAACTCGCCGGGCTGCGCCAGCCCCACCAGGGCGTTGAGGTTGGCCCCGTCAATGTAGACCTGGCCGCCGGCCTCGTGGATGGCTTCGCAGACGTCGCGGACGTCGTCGTCGAACACGCCGTGGGTGGAGGGGTAGGTGATCATGATGGCGGCGAGGTTCTCGCGGTGCGCGTCGATCTTGGCGCGCAGGTCCGCGTGGTCGATGGCGCCGTCGTCGGCGGTGGCCACAACCACCACCTTCATGCCGGCCAGCACCGCGGAGGCAGCGTTGGTGCCGTGCGCCGAGGCGGGGATCAGGCAAACCGTGCGCTGTTCATCGCCGCGGGAGTGGTGATAGCCGCGGATGGCCAGCAGCCCGGCCAGTTCACCCTGCGAGCCGGCGTTGGGCTGGATGGACACGGTGTCATACCCGGTGATGACCGCGAGCTTCTCTTCCAGGTCCGCAATCAGTTCGCGCCAGCCCTCGGTCTGGGAATCCGGAGCGAAGGGGTGGATGGAGGCGAACTCCGGCCACGTCATGGCCTGCATTTCCGCGGTGGCATTGAGCTTCATGGTGCACGAGCCCAGCGGAATCATGGTGCGGTCCAGGGCCAGGTCGCGGTCCGAGAGGCGGCGCAGGTAGCGCAGCATCTGGGTTTCGGAGCGGTAGGAGGAAAACACCGGGTGCGTCATGAACTCCGAGGTGCGCAGCAGCCCGCCCGGCAGGTCGAAGCCGTCCGCGGATTCCACGGGCGCGGCGCCGAAGGCTTCGGCGACGTCGGCGATCACGGCCGGCGTCGTCGTTTCATCGGCGGAGATGCCCACGGTGTCCGCGTCGATCCGGCGCAGGTTGATGCCCTTCGCTTCGGCGGCGGCAATCACCTCGGCGGCGCGGCCGGGAACGCGTGCGGTCACGGTGTCGAAGAAGGACTCGTGCAGCAGTTCGACACCGGCGTTCTTCAGTGCGGCGGCCAGGGCCCGGGCGGAGTCGTGGGCGCGGCGGGCAATCGCGGTCAGGCCTTCGGGGCCGTGGTAGACGGCGTACATGGAGGCCACGATGGCGAGCAGCGCCTGCGCCGTGCAGATGTTGGAGGTCGCCTTCTCCCGGCGGATGTGCTGCTCGCGGGTCTGCAGGGCCAGGCGGTAGGCGGGGGTGCCGGCGGAGTCCTTGGAGACCCCCACCAGGCGGCCGGGCAGGGACCGTTCCAGGCCCTTGCGGACGGCCATGTAGGCGGCGTGCGGGCCGCCGTAGAACAGCGGAACGCCGAAGCGCTGCACGGAGCCGACGGCAATGTCCGCGCCCTGCTCACCGGGAGGGGTGATGAGGGTCAGGGCCAGCAGGTCCGCGGCCACCGTGACCAGCGCGCCGCGGTCCTTCGCGTCAGCGATCACCGGGCTCTGGTCGCGGACCACGCCGGAGGCGCCCGGCTGCTGGAGGACGACGCCGGCCAGCTCGCCTTCGGGCAGGCCGTTGGAGAGGTCGGCAACAATGACGTCGAAGCCGAGCGCCTTGGCCCGGCCCTTGACCACGGCGATGGTCTGCGGGAACAGTTCCGCGTCCAGAACAATGGCACCGTTACCCTTTGCCTTGTTGGACCGGCGCATCAGCAGCACCGCTTCAGCAACGGCAGTGGCTTCGTCCAGCAGGGAGGCATTGGCGATGGGCAGGGCGGTGAGGTCCTGGACCATGGTCTGGAAGTTCAGCAGCGCTTCGAGCCGGCCCTGGGAAATCTCCGGCTGGTAGGGGGTGTAGGCGGTGTACCAGGCCGGGTCCTCCACCACGTTGCGCAGGATCACCGGAGGGGTGTGGGTGCCGTAGTACCCCTGGCCGATCATCTGGACGGCCGTTTTGTTCTTGCCGGCGATCCTCCGCAGCGCGACTAGGGTTTCCTCTTCGCTCTTTGCCGGATCCAGGATCAGCGGAAAGTTCTGCCGGATCGCGGCGGGGACGGCCATGTCCACCAGACCGTCAAGGGAGTCGTAGCCGACAGCCTTGAGCATGGTCTCGACGGCATCGGCGCGGGCGCCGATGTGCCGGTCCGCGAAGGCGGCGGGATGAGCGGCGGAGGACGGTTCTACAGACATAAGAGGCTCCAGGAAAGGCAGACGGGGGTGCGTCGACGGCTCCTCCCCGCTCTGTATTGGACCTGAGAGATTCCGCGGGTGTACTTCCGCTTGCACCGTCGGTGAGGTCCCGGCACAACCGGGAACTGCTTTCCAGAGTTGCCTCGCTGTGGCGGTTCGGGGGCCTGAGAGATTCCCGGGGAGGGTTTGCTCCTACGGCGCCCGCCGATGCTGCTGCGCATCCGGCGGGACTCTCCCGCCACGGCTGATAAAGGCATGTTCAATTGTGACTGCTGATGTGACACAGCCAACTTTAGCCTGCCCCCGGCTGCGTCTCAACCGGTGAACACGCCCGGCCGCGGGGCGAAGGGACAGGTCCGAACCCCGGTGTGACCTGCGACGTCACACCCCTTGGAATTTGACGGGGCCTGTTGGAGGCTTCCAAACTGAAATGTCGGCGGCAGCGCCAACAACTTAGGACTGCCTCATGGGGTGGCATAGGCGATAACGGCGGATCAGCTGCCGGCGGGTGCCTATTAGAAGGATTTCAATGTCTGAGCGCATGACCCGCCCACCAAGCGGCAGCACTGTTTCCGCGCCGGAAAACAGCGCCGAAGAACCCCATCTGGCCCGCTCCCTGTCCAGCCGGCACATCCAGCTGCTCGCCATCGGCGGGGCCATCGGCACCGGTCTGTTCATGGGCTCCGGCAAGACCATCTCCGCCGCCGGCCCGTCAGTGATCTTCGTCTACGCGATTATCGGCTTCATGCTGTTCTTCGTGATGCGGGCCATGGGCGAACTGCTGCTCTCCAACCTTCGTTACAAGTCCTTCACCGACTTCTCCGCGGACCTGCTGGGCCCCTGGGCCGGCTTCTTCACCGGCTGGACCTACTGGTTCTGCTGGGTGGTCACCGGCATTGCGGACGTGGTGGCAATTGCGCACTACGTCACCTTCTGGTGGGGCAACGCTCCCCTGTGGATACCCGCCCTGGCTTGCATCCTGCTCCTGCTGGCGCTGAACCTGCCCACCGTCAAGGCGTTCGGTGAGACCGAATTCTGGTTCGCGCTGATCAAGATCGTTGCCATCCTGACGCTCATTGTGGTGGGCCTGGTGATGATCCTGACCGGCTTCACGCACGGCGACGGCGTCACCGCCAGCTTCGGCAACCTCTGGGAACACGGCGGATGGTTCCCCACCGGCCCCATGGGCTTCATTGCCGGATTCCAGATTGCCGTGTTCGCGTTTGTCGGGATTGAACTCGTGGGCACCACCGCGGCGGAAGCCAAGGACCCGGAAAAAAACCTGCCCCGGGCAGTGAACTCCATTCCCATCCGCATCCTGCTCTTCTACGTAGGCGCCCTGGTAGTGCTGATGGCAGTCATTCCGTGGGACGAATTCAGCGCCGACGAGAGCCCGTTTGTAGGCATGTTCACCCTGGCCGGGCTGGGCACCGCCGCTGCCATTGTGAACTTCGTAGTGCTGACTTCCGCGGCATCTTCGGCGAATTCCGGGATATATTCCACTTCGCGTATGGTTTTCGGCTTGGCGCAGGACGGTGATGCCCCTCGCCCGTTCGGCCGCCTTTCCGCGCGGAAGGTTCCGCAGAACGCCCTGTTCTTCTCCTGTACGTTCCTGCTTGCCGGCGTCGTTCTGCTTTACGCCGGCCAGTCCGTGAGCGCCGCTTTCACCATGGTGAGCACCATTTCGGCCCTCTGCTTTATGTACGTCTGGTCCATCATCCTGATCAGCTACCTGGTGTACCGCAAGCGCCGGCCGCAGCTGCACGCGGCCTCGAAGTTTAAGATGCCGGGCGGCGTCGTGATGTCCTACGCAGTGTTGGCTTTCTTCGCCTTCATCCTGTGGACGCTCACCACCAATGCGGACACCCTGCAGGCCCTGCTGGTCACCCCGGTCTGGTTTGCCCTGCTGGGCATTATCTACACCGTCCTGCGGCGGACCCCCGTGCACCAGGCGCGGGTGGCTGCGCACCGGAACGACGTCGCCCGCGAGCGTGCGGCGCTCACCGCCGGCAAGCCGTGAGCAGCTCCTAGTAGACGACCGTCCCCCGGGAGCTGACCGTAGCGCCGCCTCCGGGGGCTCCGGCTTTGCTGCTGGCGTCGATCTCCAGTCCGAACGTATTGAGCGGCACTTCCAAAGCGGACACCAGGTGCGGCACCACCTCCTGCTGGATCCGGGCAATCACTC is a genomic window containing:
- the gcvH gene encoding glycine cleavage system protein GcvH, which translates into the protein MSKVNAGLRYSAEHEWVDSSSPVRVGISAVAADALGDVVYVDLPAVGDTVTAGETCGEVESTKSVSDLYAPVSGEIVEINQEAIDNPALLNEDPYGAGWLFTVNATSEGALLSAEEYAEKNGGDL
- the gcvT gene encoding glycine cleavage system aminomethyltransferase GcvT; its protein translation is MTEKYTALYEAHKQLGASFTDFGGWQMPLKYSSELAEHKAVRGAAGLFDLSHMGEVEVSGPDAGAFLDYALVGKLSAVKTGRAKYSLITNNDGGIIDDLISYRLADDSYLVVPNAGNADTVAAELASRAEGFDVMVNNVSAETSLVAVQGPVAEAILLDLVLDGRQDLVTGMKYYAAATVGIRTGERTLNLLVARTGYTGEDGFEIYVPNDDAAALWSALLTAGEGRGLIPAGLACRDSLRLEAGMPLYGNELTLDTDPYAAGLGPVVALSKEGDFVGRAALEARKAAGPARRLVGLKGSGRRSARSSYPVFGSDGETVIGEVTSGAPSPTLGFPIALAYVDQDYTAPGTELSVDLRGKPEPFTVVELPFYKRSKQ
- the gcvP gene encoding aminomethyl-transferring glycine dehydrogenase, whose product is MSVEPSSAAHPAAFADRHIGARADAVETMLKAVGYDSLDGLVDMAVPAAIRQNFPLILDPAKSEEETLVALRRIAGKNKTAVQMIGQGYYGTHTPPVILRNVVEDPAWYTAYTPYQPEISQGRLEALLNFQTMVQDLTALPIANASLLDEATAVAEAVLLMRRSNKAKGNGAIVLDAELFPQTIAVVKGRAKALGFDVIVADLSNGLPEGELAGVVLQQPGASGVVRDQSPVIADAKDRGALVTVAADLLALTLITPPGEQGADIAVGSVQRFGVPLFYGGPHAAYMAVRKGLERSLPGRLVGVSKDSAGTPAYRLALQTREQHIRREKATSNICTAQALLAIVASMYAVYHGPEGLTAIARRAHDSARALAAALKNAGVELLHESFFDTVTARVPGRAAEVIAAAEAKGINLRRIDADTVGISADETTTPAVIADVAEAFGAAPVESADGFDLPGGLLRTSEFMTHPVFSSYRSETQMLRYLRRLSDRDLALDRTMIPLGSCTMKLNATAEMQAMTWPEFASIHPFAPDSQTEGWRELIADLEEKLAVITGYDTVSIQPNAGSQGELAGLLAIRGYHHSRGDEQRTVCLIPASAHGTNAASAVLAGMKVVVVATADDGAIDHADLRAKIDAHRENLAAIMITYPSTHGVFDDDVRDVCEAIHEAGGQVYIDGANLNALVGLAQPGEFGGDVSHLNLHKTFCIPHGGGGPGVGPVAAKAHLAPFMPGDAATWTGGEDIPVSASRFGSAGVLPISWAYVSLMGGEGLTSATKHALLAANYVAARLNEYFPVLYTGKGGLVAHECILDLRELTAKTGVTAEDVAKRLVDYGFHAPTLSFPVAGTLMVEPTESEDLGEMDRFIDAMIAIRAEIDQVAAGDFTLEGSPLRNAPHTAVVVAANEWDRAYPREQAAFPLRTLRMDKYFPPVGRIDGAAGDRNLICSCPPIEDFEN
- the cycA gene encoding D-serine/D-alanine/glycine transporter, whose amino-acid sequence is MTRPPSGSTVSAPENSAEEPHLARSLSSRHIQLLAIGGAIGTGLFMGSGKTISAAGPSVIFVYAIIGFMLFFVMRAMGELLLSNLRYKSFTDFSADLLGPWAGFFTGWTYWFCWVVTGIADVVAIAHYVTFWWGNAPLWIPALACILLLLALNLPTVKAFGETEFWFALIKIVAILTLIVVGLVMILTGFTHGDGVTASFGNLWEHGGWFPTGPMGFIAGFQIAVFAFVGIELVGTTAAEAKDPEKNLPRAVNSIPIRILLFYVGALVVLMAVIPWDEFSADESPFVGMFTLAGLGTAAAIVNFVVLTSAASSANSGIYSTSRMVFGLAQDGDAPRPFGRLSARKVPQNALFFSCTFLLAGVVLLYAGQSVSAAFTMVSTISALCFMYVWSIILISYLVYRKRRPQLHAASKFKMPGGVVMSYAVLAFFAFILWTLTTNADTLQALLVTPVWFALLGIIYTVLRRTPVHQARVAAHRNDVARERAALTAGKP